One window of Chionomys nivalis chromosome 18, mChiNiv1.1, whole genome shotgun sequence genomic DNA carries:
- the Snapin gene encoding SNARE-associated protein Snapin: MAAAGSAAVSGAGTPVAGPTGRDLFAEGLLEFLRPAVQQLDSHVHAVRESQVELREQIDNLATELCRINEDQKVALDLDPYVKKLLNARRRVVLVNNILQNAQERLRRLNHSVAKETARRRAMLDSGVYPPGSPSK, encoded by the exons ATGGCGGCAGCAGGTTCCGCTGCCGTGTCAGGGGCAGGGACCCCGGTGGCGGGGCCCACGGGCCGCGACCTCTTTGCCGAGGGGCTCCTGGAGTTCCTGCGACCCGCTGTGCAGCAGCTCGACTCTCACGTGCACGCGGTCAG AGAAAGCCAGGTAGAGCTCCGGGAACAAATTGACAACCTAGCTACAG AACTATGCCGGATCAATGAGGATCAGAAGGTGGCCTTGGATCTGGACCCCTATGTTAAGAAGCTGCTTAACGCCAGGCgacgagttgtcttggtgaacaatATTTTACAGAATGCCCAg GAACGGCTAAGGCGGCTAAACCACAGTGTTGCCAAGGAAACAGCTCGAAGGAGAGCAATGCTGGATTCAGGAGTTTACCCTCCTGGTTCTCCAAGCAAATAA